A DNA window from Coffea arabica cultivar ET-39 chromosome 6c, Coffea Arabica ET-39 HiFi, whole genome shotgun sequence contains the following coding sequences:
- the LOC113692916 gene encoding kinesin-like protein NACK2 has translation MRIGTPITTPSSKTRRTPSCTPGGGPKAQEEKILVTVRVRPLSPKEQAAYDLIAWEFSDEHTIISKNLTHERPTGPYTFDKVFDPSCSNQKVYEEGARDVALSVLSGINATIFAYGQTSSGKTFTMRGITENAIKDIYEHISVTPEREFVLKFSALEIYNETVVDLLNRDSGSLRLLDDPEKGTIVEKQIEEAVKDAQHLRHLIAICEAQRQVGETALNDKSSRSHQIIKLTIESSLQESTGSLRSFLASLYLVDLAGSERASQTNADGTRFKEGSHINRSLLTLTTVIRKLSGGKRIGHIPYRDSKLTRILQSSVGGNARTAIICTMSPALGHVEQSRNTLSFATSAKEVTNNAHVNLVVAEKQLLKHLKKEVARLEAELRSPEPCGSSSLRSLLIEKEMKIQQMEIEMNELKRQRDIAESQLELERKAHKEPKGSNQHGPSRRVVKCLSYTSENESVSGGPLPKIQPRNLTGRQSLVRQSATSSSMLVHEIRKIEMSQRQLGEEANRALDLLHKEVASHRIGSQDANEALAKLLVEIKEMQAIGLVPETIEIKDKGSLKEEIARLNTQETNIASLEEKLENVQRSLDKLVTCFPSGKGTPDLRTSAKKKKGLPFTLSNSPNMPNMIRSPCSPVEPGIENRAPEANNLSSGSDGFYLRESTPRRNHEANNISSAETTPAPKHSTSVGVKKMEKMFKKATEEHIRSIRTYVTGLKERVAKLQYQKQLLVCQVLELEANEAASDGPDNIEESSISWQSMFEERRKQIVMLWHLCHVSIIHRTQFYLLFKGDPSDQIYMEVELRRLTWLEQHLADLGNASPALLGDDPASFVSSSIKALKQEREYLAKRVSTKLTPEEREMLYLKWNIPPEGKGKTKRRLQLVNKLWMDPLNMQHIKESAEIVAKLVGFCETGEHVSKEMFELNFVSPCDKKTWIGWNLISNLLHL, from the exons ATGAGAATTGGGACCCCAATAACGACGCCATCTTCAAAGACCAGGAGGACTCCTTCATGTACGCCTGGCGGTGGTCCAAAAGCTCAGGAAGAGAAGATACTTGTGACTGTTAGGGTGAGGCCACTTAGTCCCAAAGAGCAAGCTGCATATGATCTTATTGCTTGGGAATTCAGTGATGAACATACGATCATTTCAAAGAATTTGACTCATGAGAGACCTACTGGGCCATATACTTTTG ATAAAGTGTTTGATCCGTCCTGTTCGAATCAGAAAGTTTACGAGGAAGGTGCTAGAGATGTTGCTCTCTCAGTTCTAAGTGGAATTAATG CAACAATATTTGCATATGGGCAGACCAGTAGCGGGAAGACATTTACCATGAGGGGAATAACAGAAAATGCCATTAAGGACATTTACGAGCATATCAGCGTT ACGCCAGAAAGAGAGTTTGTGCTTAAGTTTTCTGCTCTTGAAATCTATAACGAGACTGTGGTAGATCTCCTAAACCGCGATTCTGGCTCCCTGAGGCTTTTAGACGATCCTGAG AAGGGCACTATTGTAGAGAAACAAATTGAGGAAGCTGTAAAGGATGCCCAACACTTGAGGCACTTAATTGCTATTTGTGAAG CTCAGAGACAGGTAGGAGAAACTGCCTTGAATGATAAAAGCTCAAGATCACATCAGATAATCAAGCTG ACAATTGAGAGTAGTCTTCAGGAAAGTACTGGATCCTTGAGATCTTTTTTAGCAAGTCTG TATCTAGTTGATCTTGCTGGAAGTGAACGTGCTTCTCAAACAAATGCAGATGGTACAAGGTTCAAGGAAGGGAGCCATATTAATAGAAGCCTGCTGACTTTGACAACTGTAATTAGAAAGCTAAG TGGTGGCAAGAGGATTGGTCACATCCCATACAGGGATTCAAAACTCACAAGAATATTACAGTCTTCAGTTGGGGGAAATGCACGAACAGCAATAATTTGTACAATGAGTCCTGCTCTGGGTCATGTGGAGCAATCACGGAATACACTCTCCTTTGCGACAAGTGCAAAAGAAGTTACAAATAATGCACATGTGAATCTG GTTGTTGCAGAAAAACAATTATTGAAGCATTTGAAGAAGGAGGTGGCAAGACTTGAAGCAGAGCTCCGAAGTCCTGAACCATGTGGCTCCTCGTCTTTAAGGTCCTTACTAATTGAGAAGGAAATGAAAATCCAGCAG AtggagatagaaatgaatgagCTGAAACGCCAAAGGGACATTGCAGAATCCCAGCTTGAATTAGAAAGAAAAGCACACAAGGAACCAAAGGGATCAAATCAGCACGGTCCGTCTCGTCGTGTAGTTAAATGTCTTTCTTATACTTCTGAGAACGAGTCAGTTTCTGGAGGGCCTCTTCCAAAAATCCAGCCCAGGAACTTAACTGGAAGGCAATCACTGGTTAGACAGTCAGCTACTTCTTCATCCATGCTGGTGCATGAGATTCGAAAAATTGAGATGAGCCAGAGGCAGCTTGGTGAGGAAGCGAACCGTGCACTTGATTTACTTCACAAGGAGGTTGCTTCTCACAGAATTGGTAGTCAAGATGCTAATGAAGCTCTGGCAAAGCTGCTTGTAGAAATTAAGGAGATGCAGGCTATCGGTTTAGTTCCCGAAACTATTGAGATTAAAGACAAAGGTAGCTTGAAAGAAGAGATTGCCCGATTGAACACTCAGGAGACTAATATTGCATCTCTAGAAGAAAAGCTTGAGAATGTTCAGAGATCCCTAGATAAATTAGTGACGTGTTTTCCAAGTGGAAAGGGGACTCCTGATTTGAGGACTtcagccaaaaagaaaaaaggtctTCCATTTACACTGAGCAATTCACCTAACATGCCAAACATGATAAGATCTCCATGCTCACCTGTGGAACCAGGGATTGAAAATAGAGCCCCAGAGGCTAACAATCTTTCATCTGGTAGTGATGGCTTCTACCTTCGAGAGAGCACTCCTCGTAGAAATCACGAAGCTAACAATATCTCATCAGCAGAGACTACCCCTGCACCAAAGCATTCAACCTCTGTTGGtgtgaagaaaatggaaaagatgTTCAAGAAAGCGACTGAGGAGCACATCCGGAGTATACGAACTTACGTCACAGGGCTTAAAGAACGTGTCGCAAAGCTGCAATACCAGAAACAGCTTCTGGTTTGCCAG GTGTTAGAGCTGGAGGCAAATGAAGCTGCATCTGATGGACCCGATAATATTGAAGAATCTAGCATCTCATGGCAATCAATGTTTGAAGAACGAAGGAAGCAAATTGTCATGTTGTGGCATTTATGCCATGTGTCAATCATACACCGCACTCAATTTTATTTGCTGTTTAAAGGGGATCCTTCAGATCAGATATATATGGAAGTTGAACTTAGAAGGTTGACATGGTTGGAGCAGCATTTGGCAGATCTTGGTAATGCAAGTCCAGCACTTTTAGGTGATGATCCTGCAAGCTTTGTGTCATCAAG CATCAAGGCCCTTAAGCAAGAGAGGGAATATCTAGCAAAGAGGGTGAGTACAAAGCTGACTCCAGAAGAAAGGGAAATGCTATACTTGAAATGGAACATCCCACCAGAAGGGAAAGGCAAAACAAAGAGGAGGCTGCAACTTGTAAATAAACTGTGGATGGACCCTCTGAATATGCAACATATAAAGGAAAGTGCTGAAATTGTTGCAAAACTCGTGGGGTTCTGCGAAACTGGTGAGCATGTCTCCAAGGAGATGTTTGAGCTCAATTTTGTCTCCCCTTGTGACAAAAAGACTTGGATCGGTTGGAACTTGATATCCAATCTCTTGCACTTGTAA
- the LOC113694353 gene encoding eukaryotic translation initiation factor 3 subunit K-like, giving the protein MGREISSGGQKSSSSSSAGMSYTVEQLVAVNPYNPDILPDLENFVNEQVSSQTYNLDANLCLLRLYQFEPERMSTQIVARILVKALMAMPAPDFSLCLFLIPERVQMEEQFKTLIVLSHYLETARFRQFWDEAAKSRHLLEVVPGFEQAIQAYAIHVLSLTYQKVPRSVLAEAINIEGLSLDKFVEHHTANSGWVVEKGHVKSPLITLPSNEFNRPELKKNTADGVPFEHVARIFPILG; this is encoded by the exons ATGGGAAGAGAAATTAGCAGCGGCGGACAAAAATCCTCCTCTTCGTCGTCGGCGGGGATGTCGTACACGGTGGAGCAGCTCGTCGCCGTCAATCCTTACAACCCTGACATTCTCCCCGATCTCGAAAACTTCGTCAATGAGCAG GTATCTTCCCAAACGTACAACTTGGATGCTAACCTCTGCCTTCTCCGCCTCTATCAG TTTGAGCCGGAGCGAATGAGTACTCAGATTGTTGCTCGCATTTTGGTTAAG GCACTTATGGCAATGCCGGCTCCTGATTTCAGCCTTTGTCTCTTCTTAATTCCTGAGCGAGTG CAAATGGAGGAACAGTTCAAGACGTTAATTGTGCTTTCGCACTATTTGGAG ACTGCAAGATTCCGTCAGTTCTGGGATGAAGCTGCTAAGAGTCGGCATTTGTTAGAAGTTGTGCCAG GTTTTGAACAAGCAATTCAAGCATATGCAATTCATGTCCTCTCCTTGACTTACCAAAAAGTTCCAAGGTCTGTCCTTGCTGAG GCCATCAACATAGAAGGTCTGTCTTTGGACAAGTTTGTTGAGCACCATACAGCAAACTCTGGTTGGGTTGTAGAGAAGGGCCATGTTAAGAGCCCACTCATTACACTTCCAAGCAATGAGTTCAACCGTCCAGAGCTTAAGAAAAATACTGCAGACGGTGTACCATTCGAGCATGTCGCCCGTATCTTCCCCATTCTTGGCTAA